Proteins encoded within one genomic window of Numenius arquata chromosome 12, bNumArq3.hap1.1, whole genome shotgun sequence:
- the LOC141470715 gene encoding regulator of G-protein signaling 9-binding protein-like, translating into MAPGRADVCRSRGAAGTCAATQAALCKATAGHRQLVLQLGGSADGPRLREERRRRSAEACELSTGLRQALLVGLRQAPVSPEERQELERLWVLFLSALELFLQDLHRAHHLCQLFSVQGGGTAPLRTGLGVRGPPGRKGSRRGGGPVQPPTILCLEEEIEQVRATLAEMESRANIPLWTVEPTQPGGTGGTAAPTAGTARAGHCCRVL; encoded by the exons ATGGCTCCTGGGAGAGCAGATGTGTGCCGCTCACGAGGGGCAGCAGGGACATGTGCAGCCACCCAGGCTGCTCTCTGCAAGGCCACAGCCGGGCACcggcagctggtgctgcagtTGGGGGGCAGCGCCGATGGCCCCCGGCTGCGGGAGGAGCGGCGCAGGAGGAGCGCAGAGGCCTGTGAGCTCAGCACCG GGCTGCGGCAGGCGCTGCTGGTAGGGCTGCGGCAGGCACCGGTGAGCCCTGAGGAGCGGCAGGAGCTGGAGCGGCTGTGGGTGCTCTTCCTCTCCGCCCTGGAACTCTTCCTGCAGGACCTGCACCGAGCCCACCACCTCTGCCAGCTCTTCTCCGTGCAGGGAGGTGGCACAGCCCCACTGCGCACCGGACTGGGGGTCCGGGGGCCACCCGGCCGCAAGGGGAGCCGGCGAGGGGGAGGTCCTGTGCAGCCCCCAACAATcctgtgcctggaggaggagatcGAGCAGGTGAGGGCCACGCTGGCAGAGATGGAGAGCAGAGCCAACATCCCGCTGTGGACGGTGGAGCCCACGCAGCCAGGGGGGACAGGTGGCActgcagcacccacagctggCACCGCTCGCGCTGGGCACTGCTGCAGGGTCCTCTGA
- the TNNC2 gene encoding troponin C, skeletal muscle has product MASMTDQQAEARAFLSEEMIAEFKAAFDMFDADGGGDISTKELGTVMRMLGQNPTKEELDAIIEEVDEDGSGTIDFEEFLVMMVRQMKEDAKGKSEEELANCFRIFDRNADGFIDIEELGEILRATGEPVTDEDIEDMMKDSDKNNDGRIDFDEFLKMMEGVQ; this is encoded by the exons atGGCTTCAATG ACGGACCAGCAGGCTGAAGCCCGCGCCTTCCTCAGCGAGGAGATGATTGCGG AGTTCAAGGCCGCCTTCGACATGTTTGATGCGGACGGTGGCGGGGACATCAGCACCAAGGAGTTGGGGACGGTGATGAGGATGCTGGGCCAGAACCCCACCAAGGAGGAGCTGGATGCCATCATAGAGGAGGTGGACGAAGATG GCAGCGGCACCATCGACTTTGAGGAGTTCTTGGTCATGATGGTGCGCCAGATGAAAGAGGATGCCAAGGGCAAGTCTGAGGAGGAGTTGGCCAACTGCTTCCGCATCTTCGACCG GAACGCAGATGGGTTCATCGACATTGAGGAGCTGGGTGAGATCCTGAGGGCTACCGGGGAGCCCGTCACAGATGAGGACATAGAGGACATGATGAAGGACTCGGACAAGAACAATGATGGCCGCATTGACTTTGATG AGTTCCTGAAGATGATGGAGGGTGTGCAGTAA
- the UBE2C gene encoding ubiquitin-conjugating enzyme E2 C: MASQNADPAAVSSAAARKATEAGATAARGSVGKRLQQELMALMMSGDKGISAFPESDNLFKWIGTIDGAAGTAYEELRYKLSLEFPSGYPYTAPTVRFLTPCYHPNVDTQGNICLDILKDKWSALYDVRTILLSIQSLLAEPNIESPLNTHAAELWRNQAAYKKYVRETYAKQAKSQET; this comes from the exons ATGGCCTCGCAGAACGCCGATCCCGCCGCCGTGTCCAGCGCGGCCGCCCGTAAAGCGACTGAAGCGGGAGCAACGGCGGCCCGCGGCTCGGTGGGGAAGAG GCTGCAACAGGAGCTGATGGCGCTCATG ATGTCCGGTGACAAAGGCATCTCTGCCTTTCCCGAGTCCGACAACCTCTTCAAGTGGATCGGGACCATCGACGGCGCCGCCGGCACG GCCTACGAGGAGCTGCGGTACAAGCTGTCACTGGAATTCCCCAGTGGGTACCCCTACACTGCACCCACGGTGCGGTTCCTGACGCCCTGCTACCACCCCAACGTCGACACCCAGGGCAACATCTGCCTCGACATCCTCAAGGACAAGTGGTCGGCTCTCTACGACGTCCGCACCATCCTGCTCTCCATCCAGAGCCTGCTGGCAG AGCCAAACATTGAGAGCCCCCTGAACACACACGCTGCTGAGCTCTGGAGGAACCAAGCTG CCTACAAGAAGTACGTGCGGGAGACATACGCCAAGCAGGCCAAGAGCCAGGAAACCTGA
- the SNX21 gene encoding sorting nexin-21 isoform X1 has protein sequence MAARILHRLRHALAGEGGREERVRGGSEAEEFPESSELEDDTEGLSTRLSGTLSFTSHEEEEDEENEEEEGVGEELEEPPQATGAAAGAEDGEWGPAAERPGSSLLTRQLQELWRKSRGSLAPQRLLFEVTSASVVSDRSSKYVLYTIYLIRSGRFDKAPAAITRRYSDFERLNRRLRCRFSCDMAGIAFPRKRLRRNFTAETIAKRSRAFEQFLSHLHSIAEIRRSPEFLEFFFLQDLRVAQRLTCTGMYREALATWANAYRLQDRLGVCSSGRFLLTLAGLAVCHQELDELGEAHSCCEQALQLLEAQGSHPLLGPFLQAHVHLAWKVGKDKRRSEARLQDLREAGPPLHQQPTLKECLIKEPLE, from the exons ATGGCCGCCCGCATCCTGCACCGCCTGCGGCACGCACTGGCCGGTGAAGGTGGCCGGGAGGAAAGGGTGCGTGGCGGCTCCGAGGCCGAGGAGTTCCCGGAGAGCTCGGAGCTGGAGGACGACACGGAGGGGCTATCAACACGCCTCAGCGGTACCCTGAGCTTCACCAGccacgaggaggaggaagacgaggagaacgaggaggaggagggtgttggagaggagctggaggagccacCGCAGGCGACAGGGGCGGCAGCGGGTGCGGAGGacggag AGTGGGGTCCCGCAGCAGAGCGCCCCGGCAGCAGCTTGCTGACCcggcagctgcaggagctgtggAGGAAGTCGCGGGGCAGCCTGGCACCGCAGCGGCTGCTCTTCGAGGTCACCAGCGCCAGCGTGGTCAGCGATCGCTCCTCCAAGTACGTG CTCTACACCATCTACCTGATCCGCTCCGGCCGGTTCGACAAGGCCCCCGCCGCCATCACCCGGCGCTACTCGGACTTCGAGCGGCTGAACCGCCGCCTGCGCTGCCGCTTCAGCTGCGACATGGCCGGCATCGCCTTCCCCAGGAAGAGACTGCGCCGGAATTTCACCGCCGAGACCATCGCCAAGCGAAGCCGAGCCTTCGAGCAGTTCCTGTCCCACCTGCACTCCATCGCCGAGATCCGCCGCTCCCCCGAGTTCCTCGAGTTCTTCTTCCTGCAGGACCTGCGAGTCGCGCAGCGCCTGACCTGCACCGGCATGTACCGCGAGGCCCTGGCCACCTGGGCCAATGCCTACCGCCTGCAGGACCGGCTGGGGGTCTGCAGCTCCGGCCGCTTCCTCCTGACGCTGGCCGGGCTGGCTGTCTGCCACCAGGAGCTGGACGAACTCGGGGAGGCCCACAGCTGCTGTGAGCAggcgctgcagctgctggaagcCCAAGGTAGCCACCCTTTGCTGGGGCCCTTCCTACAGGCCCACGTCCACCTGGCCTGGAAGGTGGGCAAGGACAAGCGGCGCTCGGAAGCCCGACTGCAGGACCTGCGGGAGGCTGGGCCACCCCTGCATCAGCAGCCCACCCTGAAGGAGTGCTTGATCAAGGAGCCTCTGGA GTGA
- the DNTTIP1 gene encoding deoxynucleotidyltransferase terminal-interacting protein 1 isoform X3, with product MGAARDAEQQPGPPGEEGLGGAEEQLVSTSPWNIMIKHRQVQRRGRRSQMTTSFTDPAVSMDLLRAVLQPSINEEIRAVFNKYMKFFQKAAINVRDNVGEEVDPEQLIQETCRSCLEQAKLLFSDGKKVVPRLPHEQGVQKRARQMDEELNRRGSPIPKKRKGRPPAQSLSNDRGVSGMAAWKLKVSEPVRRDGPKWDPSRLTETTTFVLGSRANKALGMGGTRGRLYIKHPHLFKYAADPQDKHWLAEQQHMRATGGKMAYLLIEEDIRDLAASDDYRDSVDLRLEELKPFVPPAWMTEKMQKHMETLRRGGDVPPPEDPPEP from the exons atgggcgCCGCCCGCGATGCTGAGCAACAGCCGGGGCCGCCGGGCGAGGAAGGCCTGGGCGGCGCTGAGGAGCAGCTGGTCAGCACG AGCCCCTGGAACATCATGATCAAGCACCGGCAGGTGCAGCGGCGCGGCCGGCGCTCACAGATGACCACCAG CTTCACGGACCCAGCCGTGTCCATGGACCTGCTGCGAgctgtcctgcagcccagcatcAACGAGGAAATCCGGGCCGTCTTCAACAAGTACATGAAG TTTTTCCAGAAGGCAGCAATCAACGTGCGTGATAATGTTGGGGAGGAGGTGGACCCGGAGCAGCTCATCCAGGAGACGTGTCGGAGCTGCCTGGAGCAG gCCAAACTGCTGTTCTCCGATGGCAAAAAGGTTGTTCCCAGGTTGCCCCATGAGCAGGGAGTGCAAAAG CGTGCCCGACAGATGGATGAGGAGCTGAATCGTCGAGGGAGCCCCATTCCCAAAAAG AGAAAGGGGCGGCCTCCAGCACAGAGCCTGTCGAACGATCGTGGGGTCTCGGGCATGGCTGC GTGGAAGCTCAAGGTCTCTGAGCCTGTGAGAAGGGATGGACCAAAG TGGGATCCATCCCGACTGACTGAAACCACAACCTTTGTGCTGGGATCTCGAGCAAACAA AGCTCTCGGGATGGGAGGAACAAGAGGGCGACTCTACATCAAGCATCCCCACCTCTTTAAG TACGCAGCCGACCCGCAAGATAAGCActggctggcagagcagcagcacatgaGGGCCACTGGGGGCAAGATG GCCTACCTCCTCATCGAAGAGGACATTCGGGATTTGGCTGCCAGTGACGATTACAG ggactCCGTCGACCTGCGGCTGGAGGAGCTGAAGCCCTTCGTCCCGCCAGCATGGATGACGGAAAAGATGCAGAAGCACATGGAGACGCTTCGCCGCGGGGGGGATGTGCCGCCCCCCGAGGATCCCCCCGAACCCTGA
- the DNTTIP1 gene encoding deoxynucleotidyltransferase terminal-interacting protein 1 isoform X6, producing the protein MGAARDAEQQPGPPGEEGLGGAEEQLVSTSPWNIMIKHRQVQRRGRRSQMTTSFTDPAVSMDLLRAVLQPSINEEIRAVFNKYMKFFQKAAINVRDNVGEEVDPEQLIQETCRSCLEQAKLLFSDGKKVVPRLPHEQGVQKRARQMDEELNRRGSPIPKKRKGRPPAQSLSNDRGVSGMAAWKLKVSEPVRRDGPKWDPSRLTETTTFVLGSRANKALGMGGTRGRLYIKHPHLFKAYLLIEEDIRDLAASDDYRDSVDLRLEELKPFVPPAWMTEKMQKHMETLRRGGDVPPPEDPPEP; encoded by the exons atgggcgCCGCCCGCGATGCTGAGCAACAGCCGGGGCCGCCGGGCGAGGAAGGCCTGGGCGGCGCTGAGGAGCAGCTGGTCAGCACG AGCCCCTGGAACATCATGATCAAGCACCGGCAGGTGCAGCGGCGCGGCCGGCGCTCACAGATGACCACCAG CTTCACGGACCCAGCCGTGTCCATGGACCTGCTGCGAgctgtcctgcagcccagcatcAACGAGGAAATCCGGGCCGTCTTCAACAAGTACATGAAG TTTTTCCAGAAGGCAGCAATCAACGTGCGTGATAATGTTGGGGAGGAGGTGGACCCGGAGCAGCTCATCCAGGAGACGTGTCGGAGCTGCCTGGAGCAG gCCAAACTGCTGTTCTCCGATGGCAAAAAGGTTGTTCCCAGGTTGCCCCATGAGCAGGGAGTGCAAAAG CGTGCCCGACAGATGGATGAGGAGCTGAATCGTCGAGGGAGCCCCATTCCCAAAAAG AGAAAGGGGCGGCCTCCAGCACAGAGCCTGTCGAACGATCGTGGGGTCTCGGGCATGGCTGC GTGGAAGCTCAAGGTCTCTGAGCCTGTGAGAAGGGATGGACCAAAG TGGGATCCATCCCGACTGACTGAAACCACAACCTTTGTGCTGGGATCTCGAGCAAACAA AGCTCTCGGGATGGGAGGAACAAGAGGGCGACTCTACATCAAGCATCCCCACCTCTTTAAG GCCTACCTCCTCATCGAAGAGGACATTCGGGATTTGGCTGCCAGTGACGATTACAG ggactCCGTCGACCTGCGGCTGGAGGAGCTGAAGCCCTTCGTCCCGCCAGCATGGATGACGGAAAAGATGCAGAAGCACATGGAGACGCTTCGCCGCGGGGGGGATGTGCCGCCCCCCGAGGATCCCCCCGAACCCTGA
- the DNTTIP1 gene encoding deoxynucleotidyltransferase terminal-interacting protein 1 isoform X4 — MGAARDAEQQPGPPGEEGLGGAEEQLSPWNIMIKHRQVQRRGRRSQMTTSFTDPAVSMDLLRAVLQPSINEEIRAVFNKYMKFFQKAAINVRDNVGEEVDPEQLIQETCRSCLEQAKLLFSDGKKVVPRLPHEQGVQKRARQMDEELNRRGSPIPKKRKGRPPAQSLSNDRGVSGMAAWKLKVSEPVRRDGPKWDPSRLTETTTFVLGSRANKALGMGGTRGRLYIKHPHLFKYAADPQDKHWLAEQQHMRATGGKMAYLLIEEDIRDLAASDDYRDSVDLRLEELKPFVPPAWMTEKMQKHMETLRRGGDVPPPEDPPEP; from the exons atgggcgCCGCCCGCGATGCTGAGCAACAGCCGGGGCCGCCGGGCGAGGAAGGCCTGGGCGGCGCTGAGGAGCAGCTG AGCCCCTGGAACATCATGATCAAGCACCGGCAGGTGCAGCGGCGCGGCCGGCGCTCACAGATGACCACCAG CTTCACGGACCCAGCCGTGTCCATGGACCTGCTGCGAgctgtcctgcagcccagcatcAACGAGGAAATCCGGGCCGTCTTCAACAAGTACATGAAG TTTTTCCAGAAGGCAGCAATCAACGTGCGTGATAATGTTGGGGAGGAGGTGGACCCGGAGCAGCTCATCCAGGAGACGTGTCGGAGCTGCCTGGAGCAG gCCAAACTGCTGTTCTCCGATGGCAAAAAGGTTGTTCCCAGGTTGCCCCATGAGCAGGGAGTGCAAAAG CGTGCCCGACAGATGGATGAGGAGCTGAATCGTCGAGGGAGCCCCATTCCCAAAAAG AGAAAGGGGCGGCCTCCAGCACAGAGCCTGTCGAACGATCGTGGGGTCTCGGGCATGGCTGC GTGGAAGCTCAAGGTCTCTGAGCCTGTGAGAAGGGATGGACCAAAG TGGGATCCATCCCGACTGACTGAAACCACAACCTTTGTGCTGGGATCTCGAGCAAACAA AGCTCTCGGGATGGGAGGAACAAGAGGGCGACTCTACATCAAGCATCCCCACCTCTTTAAG TACGCAGCCGACCCGCAAGATAAGCActggctggcagagcagcagcacatgaGGGCCACTGGGGGCAAGATG GCCTACCTCCTCATCGAAGAGGACATTCGGGATTTGGCTGCCAGTGACGATTACAG ggactCCGTCGACCTGCGGCTGGAGGAGCTGAAGCCCTTCGTCCCGCCAGCATGGATGACGGAAAAGATGCAGAAGCACATGGAGACGCTTCGCCGCGGGGGGGATGTGCCGCCCCCCGAGGATCCCCCCGAACCCTGA
- the SNX21 gene encoding sorting nexin-21 isoform X2, which translates to MAARILHRLRHALAGEGGREERVRGGSEAEEFPESSELEDDTEGLSTRLSGTLSFTSHEEEEDEENEEEEGVGEELEEPPQATGAAAGAEDGEWGPAAERPGSSLLTRQLQELWRKSRGSLAPQRLLFEVTSASVVSDRSSKYVLYTIYLIRSGRFDKAPAAITRRYSDFERLNRRLRCRFSCDMAGIAFPRKRLRRNFTAETIAKRSRAFEQFLSHLHSIAEIRRSPEFLEFFFLQDLRVAQRLTCTGMYREALATWANAYRLQDRLGVCSSGRFLLTLAGLAVCHQELDELGEAHSCCEQALQLLEAQGSHPLLGPFLQAHVHLAWKVGKDKRRSEARLQDLREAGPPLHQQPTLKECLIKEPLE; encoded by the exons ATGGCCGCCCGCATCCTGCACCGCCTGCGGCACGCACTGGCCGGTGAAGGTGGCCGGGAGGAAAGGGTGCGTGGCGGCTCCGAGGCCGAGGAGTTCCCGGAGAGCTCGGAGCTGGAGGACGACACGGAGGGGCTATCAACACGCCTCAGCGGTACCCTGAGCTTCACCAGccacgaggaggaggaagacgaggagaacgaggaggaggagggtgttggagaggagctggaggagccacCGCAGGCGACAGGGGCGGCAGCGGGTGCGGAGGacggag AGTGGGGTCCCGCAGCAGAGCGCCCCGGCAGCAGCTTGCTGACCcggcagctgcaggagctgtggAGGAAGTCGCGGGGCAGCCTGGCACCGCAGCGGCTGCTCTTCGAGGTCACCAGCGCCAGCGTGGTCAGCGATCGCTCCTCCAAGTACGTG CTCTACACCATCTACCTGATCCGCTCCGGCCGGTTCGACAAGGCCCCCGCCGCCATCACCCGGCGCTACTCGGACTTCGAGCGGCTGAACCGCCGCCTGCGCTGCCGCTTCAGCTGCGACATGGCCGGCATCGCCTTCCCCAGGAAGAGACTGCGCCGGAATTTCACCGCCGAGACCATCGCCAAGCGAAGCCGAGCCTTCGAGCAGTTCCTGTCCCACCTGCACTCCATCGCCGAGATCCGCCGCTCCCCCGAGTTCCTCGAGTTCTTCTTCCTGCAGGACCTGCGAGTCGCGCAGCGCCTGACCTGCACCGGCATGTACCGCGAGGCCCTGGCCACCTGGGCCAATGCCTACCGCCTGCAGGACCGGCTGGGGGTCTGCAGCTCCGGCCGCTTCCTCCTGACGCTGGCCGGGCTGGCTGTCTGCCACCAGGAGCTGGACGAACTCGGGGAGGCCCACAGCTGCTGTGAGCAggcgctgcagctgctggaagcCCAAGGTAGCCACCCTTTGCTGGGGCCCTTCCTACAGGCCCACGTCCACCTGGCCTGGAAGGTGGGCAAGGACAAGCGGCGCTCGGAAGCCCGACTGCAGGACCTGCGGGAGGCTGGGCCACCCCTGCATCAGCAGCCCACCCTGAAGGAGTGCTTGATCAAGGAGCCTCTGGAGTGA
- the DNTTIP1 gene encoding deoxynucleotidyltransferase terminal-interacting protein 1 isoform X5, which yields MGAARDAEQQPGPPGEEGLGGAEEQLVSTSPWNIMIKHRQVQRRGRRSQMTTRYGRAGPEGPVGSRRDSFTDPAVSMDLLRAVLQPSINEEIRAVFNKYMKFFQKAAINVRDNVGEEVDPEQLIQETCRSCLEQAKLLFSDGKKVVPRLPHEQGVQKRARQMDEELNRRGSPIPKKRKGRPPAQSLSNDRGVSGMAAWKLKVSEPVRRDGPKWDPSRLTETTTFVLGSRANKALGMGGTRGRLYIKHPHLFKAYLLIEEDIRDLAASDDYRDSVDLRLEELKPFVPPAWMTEKMQKHMETLRRGGDVPPPEDPPEP from the exons atgggcgCCGCCCGCGATGCTGAGCAACAGCCGGGGCCGCCGGGCGAGGAAGGCCTGGGCGGCGCTGAGGAGCAGCTGGTCAGCACG AGCCCCTGGAACATCATGATCAAGCACCGGCAGGTGCAGCGGCGCGGCCGGCGCTCACAGATGACCACCAGGtacggccgggccgggccggagggACCGGTGGGGAGCCGGAGAGACag CTTCACGGACCCAGCCGTGTCCATGGACCTGCTGCGAgctgtcctgcagcccagcatcAACGAGGAAATCCGGGCCGTCTTCAACAAGTACATGAAG TTTTTCCAGAAGGCAGCAATCAACGTGCGTGATAATGTTGGGGAGGAGGTGGACCCGGAGCAGCTCATCCAGGAGACGTGTCGGAGCTGCCTGGAGCAG gCCAAACTGCTGTTCTCCGATGGCAAAAAGGTTGTTCCCAGGTTGCCCCATGAGCAGGGAGTGCAAAAG CGTGCCCGACAGATGGATGAGGAGCTGAATCGTCGAGGGAGCCCCATTCCCAAAAAG AGAAAGGGGCGGCCTCCAGCACAGAGCCTGTCGAACGATCGTGGGGTCTCGGGCATGGCTGC GTGGAAGCTCAAGGTCTCTGAGCCTGTGAGAAGGGATGGACCAAAG TGGGATCCATCCCGACTGACTGAAACCACAACCTTTGTGCTGGGATCTCGAGCAAACAA AGCTCTCGGGATGGGAGGAACAAGAGGGCGACTCTACATCAAGCATCCCCACCTCTTTAAG GCCTACCTCCTCATCGAAGAGGACATTCGGGATTTGGCTGCCAGTGACGATTACAG ggactCCGTCGACCTGCGGCTGGAGGAGCTGAAGCCCTTCGTCCCGCCAGCATGGATGACGGAAAAGATGCAGAAGCACATGGAGACGCTTCGCCGCGGGGGGGATGTGCCGCCCCCCGAGGATCCCCCCGAACCCTGA
- the DNTTIP1 gene encoding deoxynucleotidyltransferase terminal-interacting protein 1 isoform X1, protein MGAARDAEQQPGPPGEEGLGGAEEQLVSTSPWNIMIKHRQVQRRGRRSQMTTRYGRAGPEGPVGSRRDSFTDPAVSMDLLRAVLQPSINEEIRAVFNKYMKFFQKAAINVRDNVGEEVDPEQLIQETCRSCLEQAKLLFSDGKKVVPRLPHEQGVQKRARQMDEELNRRGSPIPKKRKGRPPAQSLSNDRGVSGMAAWKLKVSEPVRRDGPKWDPSRLTETTTFVLGSRANKALGMGGTRGRLYIKHPHLFKYAADPQDKHWLAEQQHMRATGGKMAYLLIEEDIRDLAASDDYRDSVDLRLEELKPFVPPAWMTEKMQKHMETLRRGGDVPPPEDPPEP, encoded by the exons atgggcgCCGCCCGCGATGCTGAGCAACAGCCGGGGCCGCCGGGCGAGGAAGGCCTGGGCGGCGCTGAGGAGCAGCTGGTCAGCACG AGCCCCTGGAACATCATGATCAAGCACCGGCAGGTGCAGCGGCGCGGCCGGCGCTCACAGATGACCACCAGGtacggccgggccgggccggagggACCGGTGGGGAGCCGGAGAGACag CTTCACGGACCCAGCCGTGTCCATGGACCTGCTGCGAgctgtcctgcagcccagcatcAACGAGGAAATCCGGGCCGTCTTCAACAAGTACATGAAG TTTTTCCAGAAGGCAGCAATCAACGTGCGTGATAATGTTGGGGAGGAGGTGGACCCGGAGCAGCTCATCCAGGAGACGTGTCGGAGCTGCCTGGAGCAG gCCAAACTGCTGTTCTCCGATGGCAAAAAGGTTGTTCCCAGGTTGCCCCATGAGCAGGGAGTGCAAAAG CGTGCCCGACAGATGGATGAGGAGCTGAATCGTCGAGGGAGCCCCATTCCCAAAAAG AGAAAGGGGCGGCCTCCAGCACAGAGCCTGTCGAACGATCGTGGGGTCTCGGGCATGGCTGC GTGGAAGCTCAAGGTCTCTGAGCCTGTGAGAAGGGATGGACCAAAG TGGGATCCATCCCGACTGACTGAAACCACAACCTTTGTGCTGGGATCTCGAGCAAACAA AGCTCTCGGGATGGGAGGAACAAGAGGGCGACTCTACATCAAGCATCCCCACCTCTTTAAG TACGCAGCCGACCCGCAAGATAAGCActggctggcagagcagcagcacatgaGGGCCACTGGGGGCAAGATG GCCTACCTCCTCATCGAAGAGGACATTCGGGATTTGGCTGCCAGTGACGATTACAG ggactCCGTCGACCTGCGGCTGGAGGAGCTGAAGCCCTTCGTCCCGCCAGCATGGATGACGGAAAAGATGCAGAAGCACATGGAGACGCTTCGCCGCGGGGGGGATGTGCCGCCCCCCGAGGATCCCCCCGAACCCTGA
- the DNTTIP1 gene encoding deoxynucleotidyltransferase terminal-interacting protein 1 isoform X2, whose amino-acid sequence MGAARDAEQQPGPPGEEGLGGAEEQLSPWNIMIKHRQVQRRGRRSQMTTRYGRAGPEGPVGSRRDSFTDPAVSMDLLRAVLQPSINEEIRAVFNKYMKFFQKAAINVRDNVGEEVDPEQLIQETCRSCLEQAKLLFSDGKKVVPRLPHEQGVQKRARQMDEELNRRGSPIPKKRKGRPPAQSLSNDRGVSGMAAWKLKVSEPVRRDGPKWDPSRLTETTTFVLGSRANKALGMGGTRGRLYIKHPHLFKYAADPQDKHWLAEQQHMRATGGKMAYLLIEEDIRDLAASDDYRDSVDLRLEELKPFVPPAWMTEKMQKHMETLRRGGDVPPPEDPPEP is encoded by the exons atgggcgCCGCCCGCGATGCTGAGCAACAGCCGGGGCCGCCGGGCGAGGAAGGCCTGGGCGGCGCTGAGGAGCAGCTG AGCCCCTGGAACATCATGATCAAGCACCGGCAGGTGCAGCGGCGCGGCCGGCGCTCACAGATGACCACCAGGtacggccgggccgggccggagggACCGGTGGGGAGCCGGAGAGACag CTTCACGGACCCAGCCGTGTCCATGGACCTGCTGCGAgctgtcctgcagcccagcatcAACGAGGAAATCCGGGCCGTCTTCAACAAGTACATGAAG TTTTTCCAGAAGGCAGCAATCAACGTGCGTGATAATGTTGGGGAGGAGGTGGACCCGGAGCAGCTCATCCAGGAGACGTGTCGGAGCTGCCTGGAGCAG gCCAAACTGCTGTTCTCCGATGGCAAAAAGGTTGTTCCCAGGTTGCCCCATGAGCAGGGAGTGCAAAAG CGTGCCCGACAGATGGATGAGGAGCTGAATCGTCGAGGGAGCCCCATTCCCAAAAAG AGAAAGGGGCGGCCTCCAGCACAGAGCCTGTCGAACGATCGTGGGGTCTCGGGCATGGCTGC GTGGAAGCTCAAGGTCTCTGAGCCTGTGAGAAGGGATGGACCAAAG TGGGATCCATCCCGACTGACTGAAACCACAACCTTTGTGCTGGGATCTCGAGCAAACAA AGCTCTCGGGATGGGAGGAACAAGAGGGCGACTCTACATCAAGCATCCCCACCTCTTTAAG TACGCAGCCGACCCGCAAGATAAGCActggctggcagagcagcagcacatgaGGGCCACTGGGGGCAAGATG GCCTACCTCCTCATCGAAGAGGACATTCGGGATTTGGCTGCCAGTGACGATTACAG ggactCCGTCGACCTGCGGCTGGAGGAGCTGAAGCCCTTCGTCCCGCCAGCATGGATGACGGAAAAGATGCAGAAGCACATGGAGACGCTTCGCCGCGGGGGGGATGTGCCGCCCCCCGAGGATCCCCCCGAACCCTGA